The genomic region GATCATTAATTGATTTGCCACTGTTCTCAAGACATTCTTTCATTGCATTTGGGACATTGGTCAAAGCAAATTCGTAGATCTTCCTCCCGTGCATTTTGATATACCTGACGTCTTCAGAAGCCTCAGTGCTATTGGATTTTCCAAAGTAAATATATTCAGATTCCTGAAAAGAGAAAGTAGCAGATTCGTGCGAAAGAATTCCAGATTCTTTATCACTGGTAGCTTCGACAATCACAGCGCCTGCACCATCAGAGAAAATCATGGAATCTCTATCATGTTTGTCAACCACTCTTGATAAAGCTTCTGCTCCAATAACAAGACATTTTTTTGCCATTCCGGCTTTAATAAAAGCCTGTGCATGGATCATACCCTCGATCCATCCGGGGCAACCAAATAAGAGGTCGTATCCAACACAACGTGGATTTTTGATCCTTAAGTGGGATTTTACTCTTGTAGCCAGGCTGGGAACGGTGTCACTCTGGTTGGAATTAGATTTAACGTCACCATAATTATGGGCTACTATTATATAATCTAATGTTTCAGGATCTATACCTGAACTTTCTATAGCCTTCTGACTTGCAATTACTGCGATATCTGAGGTGTTGAGGTTTTCGTCTATATAACGTCTTTCTTCGATTCCAGTGATCGCCTTGAATTTCCGAATAGTAGTTTCGTTATCATGGGGGAAATTTGATCCATCAAGATTATAGAACTCATGTTGATCAAAATCTGCATTCTTAGTAATAACATTTGGTATATAACTTCCAGTTCCCGTGATTTTGCAATTCATCAGACTTTATTAAAATTAAGTTTACAATTTAATTAAATACTCCAAAAGAGCTATTAAATTAGGTGAAATTTTGGTCGAAAAAAAACCTGCCAGCTGACAGGTTTTTCTTTTTGTTTCCTTTTGAGTCCTTAGACTTCAGCATATTCTTCAGTTGGAGGACAGGTACACATCAAGTTTCTGTCACCATAAGCTTCATCAACTCTTCTAACACTTGGCCAGAATTTATTGTCGTGTAAATGGCTTAAAGGATATGCCGCTTTTTCTCTCGAATAAGATAACTTCCATTCATCTGAAGTTAGCATATGTATGGTATGAGGCGCATTCTTCAATACGTTATTAGGCTCATCTGAGGTACATTCTTCAATTTCCTTTCTAATTGAAATCAATGCATCGCAGAAACGATCAAGCTCTGGTTTACTTTCACTCTCGGTAGGCTCGATCATCATCGTTCCGGCAACAGGGAAAGATACGGTAGGAGCGTGGAAGCCATAATCTATAAGTCGTTTTGCGATATCTGTAACTTCTATACCCTGTTCTTTAAAAGGTCTGCAGTCTATGATCATCTCATGAGCAGCACGTCCTCTTTCTCCTGAATAAAGAGTTTTATAATGACCTTTAAGTCTTTCTTTAATATAGTTCGCATTCAGGATCGCATATTCAGTAGCTTTTTGAAGTCCGCCTGTTCCTAGCATTTTTATGTAACCATAAGAAATTAAACATACCAAAGAAGATCCCCATGGAGCAGAAGAAATAGCACCAATAGCTTTTTCTCCACCTGTTTTTATAATTGGGTTTCCAGGTAGGAATGGTTTTAATTGTTCAGCAACACAAATAGGCCCAACGCCTGGTCCGCCTCCTCCGTGAGGGATAGCAAATGTTTTGTGAAGATTCAGGTGACATACGTCAGCGCCAATTCTTCCCGGGTTGGTCAAGCCAACCTGAGCATTCATATTGGCACCATCCATATAAACCTGGCCGCCATTCTCATGAATGATATTCGTGATCTCACGAATTGCAGATTCAAAAACACCATGGGTTGAAGGATAGGTAACCATTAAGGCCGCAAGATTATCTTTGTATTTGATGGCCTTTTCTCTAAGATCATCCACATCGATATTTCCATTTTCAGAAGCTTTGGTAACCACAACCTTCATTCCGGCCATTACTGCAGAAGCGGGGTTGGTGCCGTGAGCTGAAGAAGGGATCAAACAGATGTTTCTATGTGAATCCCCGTTAGCTTCATGATAAGCTCTTATCACCATCAATCCGGCGTATTCTCCCTGAGCACCTGAGTTAGGTTGAAGGGAAGTCGCTGAAAATCCTGTAATTTCGGTTAGCTGATCTTCTAATTCTTTTAATACGATCTGGTAACCTTCTGCCTGCTCAACTGGTACAAACGGGTGTAAATTCCCCCATTGCGGGTTGCTTAACGGAAGCATTTCTGAAGCCGCATTCAATTTCATTGTACATGATCCTAAAGAGATCATGGAATGGTTTAAAGAAAGATCCTTACGCTCTAGTTTCTTGATATAGCGCATCAATTCAGTTTCTGAATGATACAGATTGAAAACCTCATGAGTTAGAAATTCTGTCTTTCTCTGAAGGTTCGCAGGAATTGCAGATCTTGTTGGCAATTCTTCTAATTCAGATTTTTCCTTTCCAGCTAATTCAGCAAATACAGCAATTATAGCGTTAAGGTCATCTGTGGTTGTAGTTTCATTTATAGAAATACAGGC from Gramella sp. MT6 harbors:
- the gcvP gene encoding aminomethyl-transferring glycine dehydrogenase; this encodes MRTDSFALRHIGPKAENLQEMLDTIGVESIEQLIYETLPDDIRLHSPLNLPKAMSENQYAEHIKKLSEKNKVFKTYIGLGYHQAILPAVIQRNILENPGWYTAYTPYQAEIAQGRLEALLNFQTMVSDLTGMEIANASLLDESTAAAEAMALLHAVRDRKQKKAEVNKFFVSQQVLPQTISLMETRANFLGIEMVVGDHEKFDFSEEYFGALVQYPGKFGQIFDYADFVENCKNANIKTAFAADILSLVKLQAPGELGVDVVVGTTQRFGIPLGYGGPHAAFFATKEEYKRNLPGRIIGITKDLDGNNALRMALQTREQHIKRDKATSNICTAQVLLAVMAGMYAVYHGPKGLEYIANTVHSSAVALEDSIKKLGFDQLNSAYFDTIHIKADSSKLKEIAEKHEINFFYPDAESACISINETTTTDDLNAIIAVFAELAGKEKSELEELPTRSAIPANLQRKTEFLTHEVFNLYHSETELMRYIKKLERKDLSLNHSMISLGSCTMKLNAASEMLPLSNPQWGNLHPFVPVEQAEGYQIVLKELEDQLTEITGFSATSLQPNSGAQGEYAGLMVIRAYHEANGDSHRNICLIPSSAHGTNPASAVMAGMKVVVTKASENGNIDVDDLREKAIKYKDNLAALMVTYPSTHGVFESAIREITNIIHENGGQVYMDGANMNAQVGLTNPGRIGADVCHLNLHKTFAIPHGGGGPGVGPICVAEQLKPFLPGNPIIKTGGEKAIGAISSAPWGSSLVCLISYGYIKMLGTGGLQKATEYAILNANYIKERLKGHYKTLYSGERGRAAHEMIIDCRPFKEQGIEVTDIAKRLIDYGFHAPTVSFPVAGTMMIEPTESESKPELDRFCDALISIRKEIEECTSDEPNNVLKNAPHTIHMLTSDEWKLSYSREKAAYPLSHLHDNKFWPSVRRVDEAYGDRNLMCTCPPTEEYAEV
- a CDS encoding ketoacyl-ACP synthase III, with the protein product MNCKITGTGSYIPNVITKNADFDQHEFYNLDGSNFPHDNETTIRKFKAITGIEERRYIDENLNTSDIAVIASQKAIESSGIDPETLDYIIVAHNYGDVKSNSNQSDTVPSLATRVKSHLRIKNPRCVGYDLLFGCPGWIEGMIHAQAFIKAGMAKKCLVIGAEALSRVVDKHDRDSMIFSDGAGAVIVEATSDKESGILSHESATFSFQESEYIYFGKSNSTEASEDVRYIKMHGRKIYEFALTNVPNAMKECLENSGKSINDLKKIFIHQANEKMDHAIINRFYKLHGLTAPEDVMPMTIHELGNSSVATVPTLFDLVTRGKIEGQKLEKGDIVLFASVGAGMNVNAITYEI